The Verrucomicrobium spinosum DSM 4136 = JCM 18804 DNA segment GTTGGTGGTGAACACCCGGTGTTTGAGTTTCAGCACATTGAGCGCCTCCTCCACCGCCTCCAGGTCAGCGGCATACTGGCTCTGGGTGGTGAATTTGTTGGCAAAGGCCGCATTCACCGCATCAGCCAGCGGCTTCTCCCCCATGCGAATTTCCAGCTCCGCGTAGGAGCGCTCTTCCGCCGCCACCAGGGTCACCTGCACCACCGGAGGCAGCTGGTGCGCCGTGTTCCGCGACTTCTCCGTGGCCGCCCCCCATTGGGACTCGCGGCTGTCGTAGTAGTAGTCCGCCGCCGGCTTCGTGTTGGTCAGCGTGTTCTCCTTGTTGCTGCCAGTGCCACTCTCTCCCGTGGAGCCCGTCGTCGTCACAGCCACGTAGCGCGGCACCAGGATCAGCGCCAGGATGTTCTCGGCCAGCACCGTGGAGTTCTTCAAGGTATTGGTTTCGTCCGTGAAGGGGCCGCGGAACCATTTGTACGCATTGTCCCGCGTGCTGCCCGCCCCGTTGATGTCCAGGCTCGTGGAATACAGGATGTTCTTCTCCGGCGGCAGCCGCAGCTCCATGAGGCGGAAGCGGCTCCG contains these protein-coding regions:
- the vccC gene encoding Verru_Chthon cassette protein C codes for the protein MSPRTRSRSRPGFTLVEMLVSMAVLALLMVIIMEMINRTQQTVTRQQARAEEFKEARAAMEAISRSLSGAVINSYWAYGDYSVGGKVNYTRQSDGHFVAGPATILRAAEQNSPGHAMFFQSSDGQTKLGTSTTGLGDPYNLITCMGYYVDYQDEDKLDIRPEFLAKDKVLNPERSRFRLMELRLPPEKNILYSTSLDINGAGSTRDNAYKWFRGPFTDETNTLKNSTVLAENILALILVPRYVAVTTTGSTGESGTGSNKENTLTNTKPAADYYYDSRESQWGAATEKSRNTAHQLPPVVQVTLVAAEERSYAELEIRMGEKPLADAVNAAFANKFTTQSQYAADLEAVEEALNVLKLKHRVFTTNVAIRGSKWVVEERNL